A DNA window from Citrobacter tructae contains the following coding sequences:
- the adiA gene encoding arginine decarboxylase encodes MKVLIVESEFLHQDTWVGSAVERLADALSRQNVTVIKSTSFDDGYAILAANEAIDCLMFSYQMEQQDEHLNVRQLIGKLHERQQNVPVFLLGDREKATASLDRDLLELVDEFAWILEDSADFIAGRAIAAMTRYRQQLLPPLFNALMKYSNVHEYSWAAPGHQGGVGFTKTPAGRLYHDYYGENLFRTDMGIERTNLGSLLDHTGAFGESEKNAARVFGADRSWSVVVGTSGSNRTIMQACMTDNDVVVLDRNCHKSIEQGLILTGAKPVYMVPSRNRYGIIGPIYPQEMQPETLQKKISESPLTKGKAGQKPSYSVVTNCTYDGVCYNAKEAQDLLAQTSDRIHFDEAWYGYARFNPIYADHYAMRGAPGDHNGPTVFATHSTHKLLNALSQASYIHVREGRGAVNFSRFNQAYMMHATTSPLYAICASNDVAVSMMDGNSGLSLTQEVIDEAVDFRQAMARLYKEFTAEGDWFFKPWNKEVVTDPQTGKTYDFADAPATLLATDQNCWVMRPGESWHGFKDLPDNWSMLDPIKVSILAPGMGDDGELEESGVPAALVTAWLGRHGIVPTRTTDFQIMFLFSMGITRGKWGTLINTLCSFKHHYDANTPLSQVMPELVEEHPDTYSNMGIHDLGDTMFAWLKENNPGSKLNAAYSGLPDADITPRDAYNAIVSDNVEMVAIENLAGRIAANSVIPYPPGIPMLLSGENFGDANSPQIGYLRSLQSWDHHFPGFEHETEGTEIIDGVYHVMCVKA; translated from the coding sequence ATGAAAGTATTAATTGTTGAAAGTGAGTTTCTGCATCAGGACACCTGGGTCGGTAGCGCTGTCGAGCGTCTGGCTGACGCATTAAGCCGCCAAAATGTTACCGTCATTAAGTCCACCTCATTCGACGATGGTTACGCAATACTCGCCGCGAATGAAGCCATTGATTGCCTGATGTTCAGCTATCAAATGGAACAACAAGACGAACACCTGAATGTCAGGCAATTGATCGGTAAGCTCCACGAACGCCAGCAAAATGTCCCTGTTTTCCTGCTGGGCGATCGGGAAAAGGCCACCGCGTCTCTGGATCGCGACCTGCTGGAGCTTGTCGATGAATTCGCCTGGATTCTGGAAGATAGCGCTGACTTTATCGCTGGGCGCGCCATTGCGGCGATGACCCGCTACCGTCAACAGTTGTTACCGCCGCTGTTCAACGCTCTGATGAAATACAGCAATGTCCATGAGTATTCCTGGGCAGCACCTGGCCACCAGGGCGGTGTCGGTTTCACCAAGACCCCTGCTGGTCGCCTGTACCATGACTACTACGGAGAGAACCTGTTCCGTACCGACATGGGGATTGAACGTACCAATCTCGGTTCTTTACTCGACCATACCGGCGCATTTGGCGAAAGCGAAAAAAATGCCGCCCGCGTGTTTGGTGCCGACCGTTCCTGGTCCGTTGTGGTCGGGACTTCCGGCTCTAACCGCACCATCATGCAAGCCTGCATGACCGACAACGACGTCGTAGTGCTGGATCGTAACTGCCATAAATCCATAGAACAGGGGCTGATCCTCACTGGGGCAAAACCAGTTTACATGGTGCCAAGCCGCAACCGTTACGGCATTATCGGGCCTATCTACCCGCAGGAAATGCAGCCTGAAACATTGCAGAAAAAAATCAGCGAAAGCCCGCTGACGAAAGGCAAAGCCGGGCAGAAACCGTCATACAGCGTCGTAACCAACTGTACCTACGACGGTGTTTGCTACAACGCCAAAGAGGCGCAGGACCTGCTGGCACAAACCAGCGATCGCATCCACTTCGATGAAGCCTGGTACGGTTATGCCCGCTTCAACCCAATTTATGCCGATCACTACGCCATGCGTGGTGCGCCGGGCGATCATAACGGTCCTACCGTTTTTGCCACACATTCCACCCACAAACTGCTGAATGCGCTCTCTCAGGCCTCTTACATTCATGTCCGTGAAGGTCGTGGAGCAGTAAACTTCTCCCGCTTTAACCAAGCGTACATGATGCACGCTACCACCTCGCCGCTGTATGCTATCTGCGCATCAAACGACGTGGCAGTCTCCATGATGGACGGCAACAGCGGTCTGTCTCTTACCCAGGAAGTGATCGACGAAGCAGTTGATTTCCGTCAGGCGATGGCTCGGTTGTATAAAGAATTCACCGCCGAAGGCGACTGGTTCTTCAAACCGTGGAACAAAGAGGTGGTCACCGATCCGCAGACCGGTAAAACCTATGACTTTGCCGACGCTCCCGCCACATTGTTGGCAACCGATCAGAACTGCTGGGTGATGCGTCCGGGTGAATCCTGGCACGGCTTTAAAGACCTGCCGGATAACTGGAGCATGCTGGATCCCATTAAAGTCAGCATTCTGGCACCGGGAATGGGCGACGATGGTGAACTGGAAGAGAGCGGCGTACCGGCAGCACTGGTTACCGCATGGCTTGGCCGTCACGGTATCGTACCGACCCGTACCACCGACTTCCAGATTATGTTCCTGTTCTCAATGGGGATCACCCGTGGGAAATGGGGCACGCTTATCAACACACTGTGCTCATTCAAACACCATTACGATGCCAATACCCCGTTGTCGCAGGTGATGCCAGAACTGGTAGAGGAACATCCTGACACTTACTCAAATATGGGTATTCACGATCTAGGCGACACAATGTTTGCCTGGCTGAAAGAAAACAACCCTGGCAGCAAACTCAATGCGGCCTACTCCGGTCTGCCAGATGCGGATATTACCCCACGAGACGCCTATAACGCGATTGTGAGTGACAACGTTGAGATGGTAGCCATTGAAAATCTGGCGGGACGCATTGCGGCAAACTCTGTGATCCCTTACCCACCGGGAATTCCGATGCTGCTATCCGGCGAAAACTTTGGCGATGCCAACAGCCCACAAATTGGGTACCTGCGTTCGTTGCAGTCCTGGGACCACCACTTCCCTGGATTTGAACATGAAACCGAAGGAACGGAAATTATCGACGGCGTGTATCACGTCATGTGCGTGAAAGCATAA
- the melR gene encoding transcriptional regulator MelR — translation MTTLPTPLLPPDPHMCSSDEQQTRSPLTLYSEYQRMDIELRPPHAMDASHWHGQVEVNVPFDGDVEYVINNEVVQMKQGHITLFWACTPHQLTCPGTCQQMAIFNLPMHLFLSWPLDRELINHVTHGMVIKSLATQQLSTFEVQRWQQELSNPNEQIRQLAIDEIGLMLKRFSLSGWQPILVNKTSRTHKNSVSRHAQFYVSQMLSFIADNYDQALTINHVAEHVKLNANYAMGIFQRVMQLTMKQYITAMRINHVRALLSDTDKTILDVALTAGFRSSSRFYDTFNKFVGMSPQQYRKLSQQRRQSSTA, via the coding sequence ATGACGACGCTGCCAACACCGCTTCTCCCTCCCGACCCGCATATGTGCAGTAGCGACGAACAGCAGACCCGCAGCCCGCTGACGCTGTACTCTGAATATCAACGCATGGATATCGAACTGCGCCCACCGCATGCCATGGACGCCAGCCACTGGCATGGTCAGGTTGAGGTCAACGTCCCGTTTGATGGCGACGTTGAGTATGTGATCAATAACGAAGTCGTACAGATGAAACAGGGGCATATCACATTATTCTGGGCCTGCACGCCGCATCAACTCACTTGCCCAGGCACCTGCCAGCAGATGGCGATATTCAATTTACCGATGCACCTGTTTCTCTCCTGGCCGCTAGACCGCGAACTGATCAACCACGTCACGCATGGCATGGTCATTAAATCACTGGCTACGCAGCAGCTCAGCACCTTTGAAGTTCAGCGCTGGCAGCAGGAACTGAGCAACCCGAACGAACAAATTCGTCAACTGGCAATCGACGAAATTGGCCTGATGCTTAAACGCTTTAGCCTGTCGGGCTGGCAACCGATTCTGGTCAATAAAACCTCTCGCACACACAAAAACAGCGTCTCCCGGCATGCACAGTTTTACGTCAGTCAGATGCTGAGTTTTATTGCCGACAACTACGATCAAGCGCTCACCATCAACCACGTCGCGGAGCATGTGAAACTCAATGCCAACTATGCGATGGGGATTTTCCAACGCGTGATGCAACTCACCATGAAGCAATACATTACCGCGATGCGTATTAACCACGTCCGCGCACTGCTGAGCGATACCGATAAAACGATTCTGGATGTCGCGCTGACCGCCGGGTTCCGCTCCAGCAGCCGCTTTTACGACACCTTCAACAAGTTTGTTGGTATGTCGCCACAGCAATACCGCAAGCTGAGCCAACAACGGCGGCAATCCTCAACGGCCTGA
- a CDS encoding AraC family transcriptional regulator, whose product MRVCSRAACVVVLTEKDVWLRINGKEAISLKANHMALVACDNNIIDFSSLNNALVVHISREIIKDYLRFLNKDLSQIPPWQRSANPVMTAVCLTPDVFRVAAQHSVMETLSEGECERTRSLLFTVLSRFLDSKKFISLLMHMLRNRISDCVYHIIESDIHKDWNLSMVASCLCLSPSLLKKKLKNENTSYSQIITTCRMRYAVNQLMMDEKNISQVSQLCGYNSTSYFISVFKEFYGMTPLHYVSQHREQSAA is encoded by the coding sequence ATGAGGGTTTGCAGCAGAGCAGCTTGTGTTGTTGTATTAACGGAGAAGGATGTTTGGTTAAGGATTAACGGAAAAGAAGCTATCAGTTTAAAAGCTAATCACATGGCGCTGGTGGCGTGCGATAATAATATTATCGATTTCTCATCACTTAATAACGCACTGGTCGTACATATCAGTCGTGAAATTATTAAAGACTATCTTCGATTTTTAAACAAAGATCTGTCACAGATCCCTCCCTGGCAACGTAGTGCCAACCCGGTGATGACCGCCGTCTGTCTGACGCCGGATGTTTTTCGGGTGGCCGCCCAACACAGCGTGATGGAAACCCTGAGCGAAGGTGAATGCGAGCGTACTCGTTCGCTCCTGTTCACCGTGTTATCACGCTTTCTCGACAGTAAAAAGTTCATCTCCCTGCTGATGCATATGTTACGCAACCGTATCAGCGACTGCGTGTACCACATTATCGAGAGCGATATCCATAAAGACTGGAATTTAAGTATGGTCGCCAGCTGTTTATGCCTGAGTCCCAGTTTGTTAAAGAAAAAGCTCAAAAATGAAAATACCAGTTACAGTCAAATAATAACCACGTGTCGTATGCGTTATGCCGTCAATCAACTAATGATGGACGAAAAAAACATTTCACAGGTCTCCCAACTGTGCGGATATAACAGTACGTCATACTTTATTTCCGTATTCAAAGAGTTCTATGGAATGACGCCGCTGCATTATGTTAGTCAGCATCGGGAGCAATCCGCTGCTTGA